The genomic DNA TTTAAAACTACACCCATGATTTAGTTATCATTTTTCCCATGACCCTGTTAGACAGCTGATTACCACTGGCCTCAAATGTATTTCAGGCTTCCTAAAAGCTTCTGCATCCCAGCTTCATAAATGtgtacaaaattgaaaataagacATTCCAAGTGATCACAGGttacttttattttctactAAAATACATGTTTCATGCaggttttgtcacttttccacaacagtcaacaaaaacacaatgaaacaaGAACCACCTTAAGGCTTTAAGCCTCACAATTATAGGCAAAGAAGGATTTCTAAGTCACTCAGTTGTGTGTACAAAATACAAGTGGCTTTTAAATAGTGAGTCTTCATCTGTTCTCACATGCTGTTACGTTTTTATTAAATAACCAACAGCCAGCCAGTCATACCTGGCTCGATGACCACTACTTTATAATGCCAAGTGGGAAAGCATGTTAAGAAAAGAGTGCTAAATGAAGTGGAAAACATAACATAAACAggtaaataatttaaatattgcttttaaaaatgattgtaTTAAAAATCAGTACAGTACAAAGTAGCCTAAATGCTTTAGACAGACGTAGCTCAAAGAGAAAGAATCTCTCCAAACTGTGTTTAAAACTCAGAGTTACGGTACAGTTTGGTTGGTCTCTTCATCAATTAGCTGGGTGTAGTCGAGtacaaattcatgttttttttctgtctggttTTGCTGCCAACTTTGTGGCACTGACGGAAAAGTGTGTGGCACAGCTCGAGTCTAAACAGTGGAGTCGAAGGCATACGTGAATCAGAGTTATACTCAGTGTAAAGGAGAGAGCGAGCGTGGAGCAAACTCTGTGCTCTACGTTACAAGGCCTGCTATGATTttcatatgaaaataaaaaggagGTAGGCAAATTCTCTCCACTGCTCAGGAAACGCTGACGGTTCAATAAGAAGCAGAGATGGGTATGAACGGCTTTTCAAACATGCTACACGCTAAGGTTGTCAGTTTTTCCAGTACTTTTTCATCACCATGTGTTTCAAAACATTACAttcttcttatttttatgaatgATAGAATGAAATGTGTTGCAGCTTTACAACAATTTCATCAGACAAGTGCGTAGGAGAGGAATGAATTCATCAAAAATTGCTGTTTAGTCCTGCATACAGTGTaggctgcagaaaaacacagtCAAGGTGTTTGTGTAATGTTTtagtgcagtttagacagttcagggaatttgtgcaatttttgaTAGAAGAAGACAAGAAATGACCCTACACTGGGTGCCTAGCACTTCTATTTTTTGTTGAAACAGGTATcattattgtttgatttttactagtatCATATCAaggtttaaaattctggtatcatgacaaccctactaaacacacacaaagccTGTTTAAAAGATGACAGTTCAGCACAGCATGCTTTTAATCTGCCTCCTAACCTATTAAAAATAGTTTACTTCCTCATACAGCAGCTTGCATATTAATACTATTAAGACTTTAATAACCTTTTCATGTAAACAAGgagacaacaaaacacacgACTCATGCATGCATTATCATCTCCAGAAAGTAGAACAACAGTAAACACAGACAGATGTTACTGCACAGCATATTTAGTGGCTTCCACTTGGATTTTTAGGTTGCAGGAGAATTTTAGAGAGCGTTTGCTAACACAGGAATAGAGCAACCACGATTCAGCGCATCTTCTTGTCTTTCTTACCACCCGTCTGCATGACATCATTGAGCGTAAACGACGCAAAAGCAATCTGCTCCAGTTCACTTTCTTTCCCACACTCCATCAGGCATGAGAACTGATCCTTGTCTCCGTTGTAGGCCAGGTCAGAGTAGCCGCTGGGCCCCCTGTGGATGATGTGGGGCCTGTCCCACCCTGACGAGTGCAGGGGGGATCGATTCAGATACACGCCCATGTCCCTTCTGCTGGACTTGTTGGTTGGGTGGATGAAAAGGAGCCAGGTTTGTGTGTCAGGAGACAAGAGCGAGGTGCCACAAGCTTTGCTTTCAGCATCATCGTTAGGGACAAACTCAGGAGCGGGGAAGCCGATGACGCTACCTTGACAGCCCGATGGTGGCTCGACCAGCTCTGGAGCCATGTGGGGTTTGTCAAAATACATGCCACTGTTTTCACTCAGGGCCTCACATCTGTGCCCTCCGGTGTGACGAGCATTACAGTAAAGGTGACTCCTGCCCTCATGGTCTATGATTTCAGCCATTTCACATTCACATGACTTTTTTCGAAGCATCTTTCCTATGCGCCATGTCTGTCCAAAGTCTTCACTATAAATAGACAAAGCACGTGGGTAGACTGTAAAGGGAATGGGGAAGGAACAGCATCTGTAAGGGACATAATAGGCGTACGCAGGGATGATCAATCTGCCGTTCTCCAGCTGGACACCGTGGCCTGGACCTACAGCGAATGTTGCCCACTTATGGATTGTTTCTCCAATCACACTCTCTGTTAAGTCTCTTGCTTGAGTCCAGGTTTGCCCATCATCGCTGCTGCTGATACAGCACAGGCGTGCCTTGCTCTTACCTGTGAAGATCTGCCGTGCCTCTGTGGTGTTCCTCCAGATACAGACgaaaaataggaacagggttttgctgtgtttttcaaACACAGGGCAGGGATTCATGGTGCGATGGTCTGGTAAAGAAGCTGTTGAAAGCTCCTGGCTGGATGACCACtgtgaacaaaacaaaacagttaatATGCACAGAAAATGTTGGAAGTCACCAGTATTGAGGTGGTTAATGTGTGGGAATAATCACCTGAACTGATCCATCATCCTTCAGTGTCCCTCTTCTCATGACAAGTATTTTGGCATCATGGTCACAAGGTGAGGTTCTTTTTTCTGCAAAAGCCAGGAAGGTGTGGCAGTGCCTCAGGTAAATGAGAGCAGGAATCCTGTATGTAATCCCACTTGGCTCCTTTTCAAACAAAGTTGTTTTAACCGGCTCCTCTCCGCTGTCACTCTTTGATGGTGTGTTCCCCATAATGAATCACAGTTTCTGTGGATAGATCATGTCCTCAGTGTAACACCTTTCTTTATCAATCTTCTGATAATCTTTAAATCACAGACTCAGGAAGAGTTCACACTCCAGCAGCTCCACGTAGACACACATATAATTACATGGTGACACACAGAATTTAACGTTTACTGTGCATTCATAAAGAAACACTCACCTTTACATGCCACTCTTCACATCTGCAGCCCCTGAGCTTCGTGTGAACTACATTATATCGTCTAATTTCACGCCAAGACAGGAAACCTCTGATGTTCACGACTCTGATGCTATGGGTTCATAAGAAAAGAAGAACTAACTGAAGCAAAACATAAAACCGAACTCATTTCCGGGTTCGCTTGAACTGTCTCAGTAGAGACTAGGGATTCAGTGACGTGCCTCTGACAAAACTCGGAGTTTTTAATCAACCAGATAGTTTCTTTTATATTATTGTGTCTAAACAAAAGACTAAAAATCTCGTTAGCTTAAAGCAGCACAAAATAAACAACCCGTGATTCCGGTATCAGAGTCACACATGCGcagtttaaatattaaaaatagaactGGCAAGCTAAAACGTGTCAGTGAACACGGGTGGAAGATAATGTCCTCTCACCAAAAAAGATATTTTGTGTTATATTTGAAAAGTCAGCCGCATATTTACCGATTCAAATCAACAACTGGTTGATACGCGAAGCACTATCTTATCATTTTATTCAATCTTTGACTCGCAAGGCTCACCGGTGTCTTCCGCCTTCGCCTGTGAACAAACGTTCGCCTGGTTGCCGCCCCCTGCTGGAAAGGAGGACGCCCATCGATTTACATGTTGTTGCTAGGATACGGAGCATTACAGTGGCGCTTGAGATCgaataaaatgtccaaattggTTTCGACGGTTCATTTTGAAAAGGGGTGTCACCCTTAAATCAATAGTTGTTTTGTAGTTAATGGACCAAACACGATGACTGCAGCGCCCCATAAACAAGATGACGGACAGAACTACGCTACCAACTTTTTTCCCTGCCCAAACATTACAGAGACGAAGAGAAGAAGGTGGGTTAAGTTGTTATTTCTTCatatttaagatattttttttggACAAGAAACGTTTAATAGCAATATGTATGCAGTGGACCATAATAATCTCGTTGTATGAGGGCTCGTGACCGTCAAGTTTTATGAAAAAGGCTCTTTTTGTGTGTTGAATAAATGTCTACATTTGCAACCTGTTTTGAATCACATACAAGCTtattaaaagatgaaaacagtgagccaaaccaaactaaacaaaTAGACATTTGCTGTATAAAACTAAAAGCAGACAGCTTGGAACAGGCTATTGTTACataataaaaactagactaCTACAGTTCAATTTGATTCAATTCAATGGGCTTTACTGGCATGGAAAACATGTGTTGACATTGCCAAAGCAGTGTACAGTTAATAACAGTGTGCCACGCTACGTCTTTGTGAATCATTTAAAGGGTAACTAAACCCAGAGTTTTGGCTGAAGTGCTTCCCTGGAATGTTAAAACAAATGCCCAGTTTTACACTTTAAGAATGCATGAAATGCCATTAAAACACCGTGTAAACATTAACACTGGAGCTGTTTCCACCAGGTGGTCCGGTTTGATTGAGTAAGATTTGATATGGTAAACAccaaaatagtttgtgtttccacagaccCTTATACCCTCACTTGACACTTTGTCATTCCTCACTGTGGCGTCCAGTTCCCTCTGCACCTCCTCCTCACTGACAATCTCCTGGAAGATCTGCACCTCTGAGGTTGACCATGGGGTGATATCATGTGCtgacatgattaaaaaatatcatcCTGATAATACTGCTCTTTTAAAAGCCTCTAGATATTTAAACATGGCAGGATCAGGAAGTAGTGATTCTTTCAACCAGTCAGCGAGCTGCTGTGTGCCTATTGTGTTTGTTGTTCTACTGTTTAGGGACAGATAGGTAAGCTTGGGTGTCACAAAAGTAGGAAGGTACAGGCTATTTGGGACTCTGTCCAACTTTTGATCATGGAAACGCAAATAAACACATACCGTGCTGTACCAAACTGAACAAGACCACTAACAACCTTGAGTGACGATGTCAAGATGCCAGTTCATCCAGTAGAAAAATCCAGCTGCAGTAGCCtggtttcaacctgtagagggcagtcctCATGCACATGTCTCTACAAAATGTAAGATTTAAAACTATACGTCTAAATGTTATGTAGGACCTTAATTATTAACGTCACTAAATGCCAATATACATCACTTTTCAGCTGGAAAACATCAATTACACTTTAAATAACTGATATGGGTATTACCCAATAGTGACAGTAGTTTATTGTTTACTTATATCAATTGTTTGAATTCTTCactttgattattattatttttttaaaggtttattttgggcagttttgtgcctttatttgatagaggaggacagtggatagagctcaaaacagggatgagagttggggagagacatgtggcaaagtgATTAAAACCTAGTCATAATAAAGGGCTTTTGAAGACATCCATTCTAAAATAATACTTCAAAACTCGCTCAAGTGCTTTTGAAGACtcttaaataataaatgttcCAGTAAAGTTGAACTGCATGGTCTTGTGCTAGTTTTGTTGTGAAGTGCTATAGCTGTGTTCCTGTTGTGGTTAGTTCTCCCTTTAGGAGCAACAAAGTGACAGCCAGAGCAAAGAAGTTGAAACTCTGAATTAAAAGGGTGAGCACAGTCATGGTGAACAGAACTAGCTTAACGCTGCAGCTGTAAAGAGTAAAGATCTGACATccatttaatccttttttaagctaaaatgctaacatcttatcaaatttttttctaattcaaGTCATAATCAACTCTTTGCATTGGTAAATCTGCTAGCATTGTTGGCTGAGATTGTTAAATATCTATTGGTGTTTCTTGCAGGTGCTGGTCATTGGCTCGTGGCGTACAGAAAAGCAGAAGAGCAAAGATACAGGAACCTGCAAAGGAGAATTAAAGAGTATAACAGAAAATATGACAACAAGAAGGGAAGTGACTCTTCCCAGGGTAACACCCTGGATTCATGTTTTCTGGTAAGACCCTGAAATATGACggtttattggttttatttatcattgttttagcAAAATTAAATAACACTAACAATGAAAATGTTCTGTTGTAGCTCCAGTCACATGGTGTTGATAAACCATCTGAGCTCTGCTCTGTTGATATCAGTGAGCAGAAACTGAATGCTGTAagaatactttttttaaacctcaTTTTTGTCAATAATATTGTAAATGGATCAAAATGATACCACATATTGTGTTTCTTGATTACAGGTCAAACCAGAGGATCTGAAAGAGTTCATCAATGTGGCTTATATCGATGCATCGATCAATGCTCTCTCTTTAGGTACATGTTGAGTCATTAGAAGTTCTCAGTGTACCAGTCAATCAGATTTTAAGTCGCTGGCAAATGTCTCCCCTCATGGAATTTTCCATTGTTTGTTTAGGGGATTTCAGCAGCTTTCCATCTTTACAAGAACTCAATCTGTCACTAAACGGGCTCTGCAACATGGCGTTTGATGTGGTTGATTTCCCTCATCTTGAGGTGAGACAGCTGAATATGTCATACTTATTAAAGCTcccataaatgtttttttaagatgcTGATAAAACACAATGGAATTGATACAGATGGCTCTTTAAAAGCCACAAAAGCAAACCAGACCATCAGAGAGAGAGTGGGTTATTtctttaaagttatttcatATGCCTGTTAGCCCTgctgcagggtaggtgtcagatgaaTATGCTGCTGCCTTTCCTGAGAAAATGCTTTGAGATAAATGGTTCTGGACAGGAAATCGATTCCTATTGTGGCCTGATAAGTGTTGTCAAAGCTGTCATACATGAACTTGGTGATCAGGGATGTCTTTCCCACGCTCTCCAAGAAATTTTCTCAAAGGGTTTTCCGAAGTCTCAGGCTGCAGACCTGGCTGTATGGTTGTATGAAACAAGTTCTGACATTACTTTTCGGGAGCTCCGGGGGGGGAGGTCtttatacagttgcaagaaaaagtatgtgaaccctttgggatttcttggatttctgcataaattggtcataaaatgtgttctgatcttcatctaagtcacaacaatagacaaacacagtctgcttaaactaataccgcacaaaaatgatgttttcatgtttttattgaagaaaacatgtaaacattcacagtgcagggtggaaaaagtatgtgaacccctaggctaatgacttctccaagagctaattggagccaggagtcagccaaccagGAGCCCAATCAATGTAATGAGATTgaatgtgttggttaaagctgccctgccctataaaaaacaagAAGCATCGCCTGATCTGAACCATGCCtagcacaaaagagctctcagaagacctgcagaattgttgacttgcatgaagctggaaagggttacaaaagtatctctaaaagccttgatgttcatgtgtccacggtaagacagactgtctacaaatgaagaaagttcagcactgttgctactctccctaggcttggttgtcctgtaaagatgactgcaagagcacagcgcagaatgctcaatgaggtgaagaagaatccttgagtgtcagctaaagacttacagaaatctctggcacatgctaacatttgtgttgacaaatctacaataagtaaaatattaaacaagaatggagttcatgggaggacaccacggaggaagccactacTGTCCAAAAAAAAGCATTGCTGCAtatttgaagtttgcaaaagagcacctggatgttccacagcactactggcaaaatattctgtggacagatgaaaccaaaattgagttgtttggaaggaacacacaacgctatgtgtggagaaaaaaaggcacagcacaccaacatcaaaacctcatcccacctgtgaaatatggtggaggggccatcatggtttggggctgctttgctgcctcagggcctggacggattgctgtcattgacggaaaaatgaattcctaagtttatcaagacattttgcaggaaaacttaagaccatctgtccaccaactgaatctcaacagaggatgggtgatgcaacaggacaatgacccaaagcatagaagtaaatcaacagaCTGGCTTcagcagaagaaaatacgccttctggagtggcccagtcagagtcctgacctcaacctgattgagatgctgtggcatgacttCAAGGGAgtgattcacaccagacatgcCAATAATATTGCTGCACAacacagttttgtaaagaggaatggtccaaaattcctcctgaccattgtgcaggtctgatcttcaactacaggaaatgtttggttgaggttattgctgccaaagtagggtcaaccagtcattagcctatattagtttaagcagactgtgtttgtctattgttgtgacttagataaaaatcagaacacattttatgaccaatttatgcagaaatccaagaaattccaaagggttcacatactttttcttgcaattgTACATTATTATATTGTTGTCAATATATCCAAAGAGAAATACCCAACTAAACGTGACTGTTTGGTCAATAAATAGCTTAGCATCAATAACATTATGTTCCCTGTGTTGCTGCCTCATTTATTTCAGCTTTGTCCACATATGTGTTTCTGGAGAAGCATTAAAATTTATTAGCCGTAAAGAGCAACGACATGTGCTGTCAATTTCAGCTGTGTGTCTCCAATTATGTCAGCATGGGgccttttataaaaatgtttgatgttaGAACCGAGTTGGATGGCTATTTATTCTCAATAATTCATATGAATCCTCAAAGGTTTTGAATCTCTCCTACAACAATTTGTCAGCTGATGCTATCGTTTCCATGGGTTGGCTCCCTAGTCTAAAAGTCCTTCATCTGACTGGAAATCAGCTCCGCCATCTTCCTCCAAATCTGGGTTCTTCCAGCTATGACCCCACTGAACAGTGAGTAATTTACTGTCTTCTAAAACTCAAGATGATCAGCTCTAAAACACATTCCTCTTGCTAATACTTTCAACctttcaacaaaaatgaatgcactTTACTTCAAGGAGTATCCGTCCATTTGTTCTAGTAAAACCGTGGGTTTGGTCTTCTTTTTACTCACGGGAAAGGCACACTTTCTGACTTTCAATGTGACAGCTATTAGAAGAAGATTTGAACATGTGCCACAGAGAGGCTGGCAGAATGAGAGACAGTTAATTTGTTTGATGACATCTTGAAAGGCAAAATGCAAATTCCCTCTTTGGGAAGAATTTGATGCCTTTTTCAGTCTGCTTCTGTCATTTATTAATGCAGCAAATATCTTAAATGATGATACAATATCTAAATATTGTCATACTTTTAAGCCCACTGCCCATGAATAAGATTGAAAAGTAATATACTTGAATTTCTTATACCTTTAGCCTTAATCACACAGTTCTGTATGTAAATTCTGGTGCCAGAGGGttctgaattaaaacaataaaagatgaCAAGTAGAGACAAGTAGCTGCTCAGCTCAGCTGTTACCTTCCTGTTTTGAGTTAAGGACTTTGCTCATTAAAACTGCACTCCATCCACTGTTTGGATTTCAaggatgaatttcacatgatgacagagaaaagctgttaaaagtgcccttAAGCCAAAAACACACCGTCCAATGTGTGTCAAAACGATCAGCCTCATTATTTATAcgaacaaacacacactaacatcAGCCAGACGAGCACTTTAAAGACTGCTCTATTCTTCCATAGACACCCGTCTGAAAGGACATCCCTTTTGTCTGTCTCAGCTAccgtagtagcagctctgtACCGTAGTAGCAGGAATTTAGTGCCATCTTTTAGTCGATTTGTAGAAGAAGTGGGACTCCAGGCCTAGCAGTGGTTGCTGGGGAGTTTGACTGATGATGCGCTTCTGTAGGTGTGTGCTAGAGATGCTGATTAAGCAGCGTCATATGACATGTGGCGCCAATGTGTTTTGGACTGTACTGGTTTTCCTTGTGAGCAACCCACAGAGATGGCTCATAGCACAAACCAGGAAGGGCACTTTTACAGCTACAGAGTTTTTCCAGTGccttaaatatttacagcagtttCCCAAGTGAGagaaattattaattttatagTTATAACAGGACATGTCTTCTTACATTGGCTATCCTGACAGAGCCTCTGTGAAAGACATAACTTGTTTATCACTGCAATGAAAACCTTGGATATTAAGTGAAAGACTGCTACACAGAGTGGTGGATGCTGCTAGTCTTTTTTGCTGcagctttttcatgttttttgctgCATACCTGTGTGGGCCATGATTACTTTCCGGCATTGGTTATGAATTTACTTGCCTAAGTAAAAGTCTTGGATGGGTTTCTTTCAGATCCATaatccccccccaaaaaacttcACACAATCAAACCTCACACACTGAGTCTGATGCATTTTGTATGCATTTACTGCAAAAATTCATAAACTGTGGCCAATTGTTTCTTTGCCTCTTTCATTCTTGAAAAATCACACTGGATCCATCAATCCTGACAGAGATCTTCATACGACACCAGCTCGTGAGTCATAGCGCAGTGCCAAGTTGGAGAGGTGGAGAGCACCGTTTTTATTCAGTCTCTGCTCCATAGCTGTGAGGACAGAATTTGGCACACTATCAATTAtgttccatggttgatatcagCATAATACTCAGGCATATCATGATGTTTAAACAGAGGTTTTAGTGCAAGAAAGAAGGAACGAACGAATG from Cheilinus undulatus linkage group 12, ASM1832078v1, whole genome shotgun sequence includes the following:
- the LOC121519312 gene encoding sialidase-3-like, with protein sequence MGNTPSKSDSGEEPVKTTLFEKEPSGITYRIPALIYLRHCHTFLAFAEKRTSPCDHDAKILVMRRGTLKDDGSVQWSSSQELSTASLPDHRTMNPCPVFEKHSKTLFLFFVCIWRNTTEARQIFTGKSKARLCCISSSDDGQTWTQARDLTESVIGETIHKWATFAVGPGHGVQLENGRLIIPAYAYYVPYRCCSFPIPFTVYPRALSIYSEDFGQTWRIGKMLRKKSCECEMAEIIDHEGRSHLYCNARHTGGHRCEALSENSGMYFDKPHMAPELVEPPSGCQGSVIGFPAPEFVPNDDAESKACGTSLLSPDTQTWLLFIHPTNKSSRRDMGVYLNRSPLHSSGWDRPHIIHRGPSGYSDLAYNGDKDQFSCLMECGKESELEQIAFASFTLNDVMQTGGKKDKKMR